A region from the Streptosporangium sp. NBC_01756 genome encodes:
- a CDS encoding DoxX family protein, whose amino-acid sequence MTRLEEEMVSFIALIGGFVALRLLGVVGVDVLDGWQPALRGALALMFVVTGIPHFLPSWRRDFAAMIPAAFPQPALLVTITGVLELAGAAGLLLPPLAPFAAIGLALLLIAMFPANVSAARRGLTLAGKPVLPLPARTAMQLLFVAAAVAAAT is encoded by the coding sequence ATGACAAGATTGGAGGAGGAGATGGTCTCGTTCATCGCCCTGATCGGGGGCTTTGTCGCCTTGCGGCTGCTGGGCGTTGTCGGCGTCGACGTGCTGGACGGCTGGCAGCCCGCGCTGCGCGGTGCCCTGGCCCTGATGTTCGTCGTCACCGGCATACCGCATTTCCTGCCCTCATGGCGGCGTGACTTCGCCGCCATGATCCCCGCGGCGTTCCCGCAGCCCGCCCTGCTGGTCACCATCACCGGGGTGCTGGAACTGGCCGGCGCCGCCGGACTGCTGCTGCCGCCGCTCGCGCCGTTCGCCGCGATCGGGCTCGCGCTGCTCCTGATCGCCATGTTCCCGGCCAACGTCTCGGCGGCGCGCCGCGGACTCACCCTGGCGGGAAAGCCGGTGCTCCCGCTCCCCGCCCGCACAGCCATGCAGTTGCTCTTCGTCGCCGCCGCCGTCGCAGCGGCCACGTGA
- a CDS encoding TetR/AcrR family transcriptional regulator yields the protein MRKINQSAYHHGNLRSAIVAAALQAIGESGPAGWSLRELARRAGVSHAAPAHHFGDKAGLLTAVAAEGFELFADSLERATGDILAVGVAYVRFAIDHRPYFEVMFRPELYRADDPGMQSARDRAAHVLVTSAGRLSPSPAQDRLTTIAAWSLAHGFAGLWLSGSLSESAQGDPEEIARSLIQLVFGSLGGNVSE from the coding sequence GTGAGGAAGATCAATCAATCGGCCTACCACCATGGCAACCTGCGATCGGCCATCGTCGCCGCTGCCCTTCAAGCCATCGGCGAGTCCGGTCCCGCCGGATGGAGCCTGCGTGAGCTGGCCCGGCGCGCGGGCGTCTCACATGCCGCGCCCGCTCACCACTTCGGTGACAAGGCGGGGCTGTTGACGGCCGTGGCCGCCGAAGGGTTCGAGCTGTTCGCCGACAGCCTGGAACGCGCGACCGGGGACATCTTGGCGGTGGGGGTGGCGTACGTGCGCTTCGCCATTGACCACAGGCCCTACTTCGAGGTGATGTTCCGTCCGGAGCTGTATCGCGCGGACGATCCCGGCATGCAATCCGCGCGCGATCGTGCCGCCCATGTGCTCGTCACCAGCGCCGGCAGACTGTCGCCGAGCCCGGCGCAGGACCGGCTGACCACGATCGCCGCGTGGTCGCTGGCCCACGGTTTCGCCGGCTTGTGGCTCAGCGGCTCCCTCTCCGAAAGCGCCCAGGGCGATCCGGAGGAGATTGCCCGCTCGCTCATCCAGCTTGTCTTCGGCTCGCTGGGCGGAAACGTGTCGGAGTAA
- a CDS encoding putative quinol monooxygenase yields MDSHVLVVADVSCSPENAVEFGQVMQEFATACREEPGCLSYDVFRSEDSPERYVSIEKYVDSAAFAAHRDSDHFREIGLARLMPLATARDVRMYDQPSEIRPAGR; encoded by the coding sequence ATGGATTCACACGTGCTTGTCGTTGCCGATGTGTCATGCAGTCCGGAGAACGCCGTTGAGTTCGGCCAGGTCATGCAGGAATTCGCTACCGCGTGTCGCGAGGAACCGGGTTGTCTCTCTTATGACGTGTTCCGCTCCGAGGACTCACCCGAGCGATATGTGAGCATTGAGAAGTACGTCGACTCGGCGGCGTTTGCGGCTCACCGCGACTCCGACCACTTCCGCGAGATTGGCCTCGCCCGGTTGATGCCACTGGCGACTGCGCGCGACGTGCGGATGTATGACCAGCCGAGCGAGATCCGGCCTGCTGGAAGGTAA
- a CDS encoding VOC family protein → MSPHLLAERPGGPLLPTCTANRCAYFGQSFIELLGVVDPAAPDPWGVHQLRETYRGLLMTLGSSDIQATAHRLRTAGLASTGIRALEREVPTPEGPRTDRPAIRARRPAARTHPARPAPAGRPHHRRDRPGRRAQAHRTNEIPTHATPDGFYVAAQDACGVPLAFTQS, encoded by the coding sequence ATCTCCCCCCACCTGCTGGCCGAACGGCCCGGCGGGCCCCTCCTGCCCACCTGCACCGCCAACCGGTGCGCCTACTTCGGGCAGTCGTTCATCGAACTGCTCGGCGTCGTCGACCCCGCCGCACCCGACCCCTGGGGCGTCCACCAACTGCGGGAGACCTACCGCGGGCTGCTGATGACCCTCGGCTCCAGCGACATCCAGGCCACCGCTCATCGGCTGCGCACCGCAGGTCTGGCCTCCACCGGAATCCGCGCACTGGAGCGCGAGGTGCCAACCCCCGAGGGCCCGCGGACCGATCGTCCCGCAATCCGCGCTCGACGACCTGCTGCCCGGACACACCCCGCCCGCCCTGCCCCTGCTGGCCGCCCACACCATCGCCGTGACCGACCTGGCCGCCGCGCGCAAGCTCATCGAACCAACGAGATCCCCACCCACGCCACGCCGGACGGCTTCTACGTCGCCGCCCAGGACGCTTGCGGCGTCCCGCTCGCCTTCACCCAGAGCTGA
- a CDS encoding DUF3291 domain-containing protein produces MPTIPWIRVEPPVAPEALVMASRLEVKSLRQVPGFLMASVTLLRQARRSPGALGVALKAELFKRTFWTVSAWTDRAAVQAYAVTEPHKSTMRRKRAVMRESTFVFWTVPTGELPITWDQVRHRLARERDADRGSTPASR; encoded by the coding sequence ATGCCCACCATTCCATGGATCCGCGTCGAACCCCCCGTCGCTCCCGAGGCCCTGGTCATGGCCTCCCGCCTGGAAGTGAAGTCGCTGCGCCAGGTTCCGGGTTTCCTGATGGCCTCCGTGACATTGTTGCGTCAAGCCCGTCGATCGCCGGGTGCGCTGGGCGTCGCCTTGAAGGCGGAGTTGTTCAAGCGCACCTTCTGGACGGTCTCCGCCTGGACAGACAGAGCGGCCGTGCAGGCCTACGCCGTTACCGAGCCGCACAAGTCGACCATGCGCCGTAAGCGCGCCGTGATGCGCGAGTCCACGTTCGTCTTCTGGACGGTGCCCACCGGGGAGTTGCCCATCACGTGGGATCAGGTGCGCCACCGCCTCGCCCGAGAACGCGACGCGGACCGCGGATCCACCCCCGCGAGCAGGTGA
- a CDS encoding IS5 family transposase, with translation MHSDLVPDDLWERVAPLLPDAPERRYRHPGRLCLPDRAALAGIMYVLRTGVAWRDVPAERVGCSGVTAWRRLRDWTEAGVWPRLHAALLTELRRADLLDLDNCAVDGSHIQALKGGNHVGPSPVDRARPGSKHHLIVDRHGTLLAVTLTGGNRHDITQLLPLLDAVPPIRGLCGRPRRTPRRLYADRGYDFDKYRRLLWKRGIKPMIARRGVTHGSGLGKVRWVVERAFAWLHQFKRLRIRYERRADLHQGLLELACSIICLRRLRTAS, from the coding sequence GTGCATAGTGATCTTGTCCCAGATGACCTGTGGGAGCGGGTAGCTCCACTGCTGCCGGATGCTCCCGAGCGCCGCTACCGCCACCCCGGGCGGCTGTGTCTTCCAGACCGGGCAGCCCTGGCAGGCATCATGTATGTGCTTCGGACCGGTGTCGCCTGGCGCGACGTTCCCGCCGAAAGGGTGGGCTGTTCCGGAGTTACGGCTTGGCGCCGACTGCGGGACTGGACCGAAGCCGGAGTCTGGCCACGCCTGCACGCCGCCCTGCTCACCGAGTTGCGCCGCGCCGACCTACTCGACTTGGACAACTGCGCCGTGGACGGATCGCACATCCAAGCCCTCAAAGGGGGGAATCATGTCGGCCCCTCACCGGTCGACCGGGCCCGCCCCGGCTCCAAGCACCATCTGATCGTCGACCGTCACGGCACCCTGCTCGCCGTTACGCTCACCGGCGGGAACCGACATGACATCACCCAACTCTTGCCGCTGCTGGACGCGGTCCCACCGATCCGGGGTCTGTGTGGACGGCCCCGCCGCACGCCCCGGCGCCTGTATGCCGACCGGGGCTACGACTTCGACAAGTACCGCCGCCTGCTGTGGAAGCGCGGCATCAAGCCCATGATCGCCCGCCGTGGCGTCACCCACGGCTCGGGGCTGGGGAAGGTGCGTTGGGTGGTGGAGCGCGCGTTTGCCTGGCTGCACCAATTCAAGCGGCTACGCATCCGCTACGAGCGACGGGCCGACCTCCACCAGGGCCTGCTCGAACTCGCCTGCAGCATCATCTGCCTCCGACGACTCCGAACGGCATCCTGA